A single window of Halotalea alkalilenta DNA harbors:
- the fabB gene encoding beta-ketoacyl-ACP synthase I codes for MRRVVVTGIGIVSCLGNDQQQVLESLKQGRSGIRYREEYAQRGMRSHVAGVVDIDLDALVDRKHRRFMGDAAAYAYVSMQQAIEDAGLTPEQVSNLRTGLIAGSGGASSANQVEAADILREKGLRRVGPYRVTRTMGSTVSACLATPFSIKGLNYSISSACATSAHCIGSAMEQIQFGKQDIVFAGGGEEEHWTLSCLFDAMGALSTGYNDTPEKASRAYDSQRDGFVIAGGGAMLVLEEYEHAKARGAKIYAELVGYGANSDGADMVAPSGEGGARCMQQALATVEGSIDYINTHGTSTPVGDMSELRALRQVFGDAVPALSSTKSLTGHSLGATGAQEAIYSLLMMKHDFICASANVDELDAKAEGFDVVLKRRDGVRLERVMSNSFGFGGTNACLVFQRLED; via the coding sequence ATGCGACGAGTGGTAGTCACTGGTATCGGTATCGTTTCGTGCCTCGGCAATGATCAGCAACAGGTCCTCGAGTCCCTCAAGCAAGGGCGCTCCGGCATTCGCTACCGCGAAGAGTACGCGCAGCGCGGCATGCGCAGTCACGTCGCAGGCGTAGTGGACATCGACCTCGATGCACTGGTCGATCGCAAGCATCGCCGCTTCATGGGCGATGCCGCGGCCTATGCCTATGTCTCGATGCAGCAGGCGATCGAGGACGCGGGGCTCACCCCCGAGCAGGTATCCAACCTTCGCACCGGCCTGATCGCAGGCTCCGGTGGCGCCTCCTCGGCCAACCAGGTCGAGGCTGCCGATATCCTGCGCGAGAAGGGCCTTCGCCGGGTCGGTCCGTATCGCGTCACGCGCACCATGGGCAGCACCGTCTCCGCCTGCCTGGCCACGCCGTTCTCGATCAAGGGGCTCAACTATTCGATCTCCTCGGCCTGCGCCACTTCCGCGCACTGCATCGGCAGCGCAATGGAGCAGATCCAGTTCGGCAAGCAGGACATCGTCTTCGCCGGCGGCGGCGAAGAGGAGCATTGGACGCTATCGTGCCTGTTCGATGCGATGGGCGCTCTCTCCACCGGCTACAACGATACGCCAGAGAAGGCCTCTCGTGCCTATGACTCGCAGCGCGATGGCTTCGTCATCGCCGGCGGTGGCGCCATGCTGGTACTCGAGGAATACGAACACGCCAAGGCCCGCGGCGCGAAGATCTATGCCGAGCTGGTCGGCTATGGCGCCAATTCGGACGGCGCAGACATGGTCGCCCCTTCTGGCGAAGGCGGTGCTCGCTGCATGCAGCAGGCGCTGGCGACGGTGGAAGGTTCGATCGACTACATCAACACCCACGGCACCTCGACGCCGGTAGGCGACATGAGCGAGCTGCGCGCACTGCGTCAGGTTTTCGGCGACGCCGTGCCGGCGCTCTCCTCGACCAAGTCGCTGACCGGGCACTCGCTCGGCGCCACGGGGGCCCAGGAAGCGATCTACTCGCTGCTGATGATGAAGCACGACTTCATCTGCGCCTCGGCCAACGTCGACGAGCTCGATGCCAAGGCCGAAGGCTTCGATGTCGTGCTCAAGCGTCGCGACGGCGTGCGCCTCGAACGCGTCATGTCGAACAGCTTCGGATTCGGCGGCACCAACGCCTGCTTGGTGTTCCAACGACTGGAAGATTGA